The following coding sequences lie in one Budorcas taxicolor isolate Tak-1 unplaced genomic scaffold, Takin1.1 scaffold153, whole genome shotgun sequence genomic window:
- the LOC128071118 gene encoding telomeric repeat-binding factor 2-like isoform X3: protein MAAGAGTAGSASGPGVVRDPAASQSRKRPGREGGEGARRSDAMAGGGGSSDSSGRAGGRRASRSGGRARRGRHAPGLGGAAERGAGEARLEEAVNRWVLKFYFHEALRAFRGSRYGDFRQIRDIMQALLVRPLGKEHTVSRLLRVMQCLSRIEEGENLDCSFDMEAELTPLESAINVLEMIKTEFTLTEAVIESSRKLVKEAAVIICIKNKEFEKASKILKKHMSKDPTTQKLRNDLLNIIREKNLAHPVIQNFSYETFQQKMLRFLESHLDDAEPYLLTMARKALKSESSASPTVKEPQPQPAPEPVEKPLREPARQLQSTPTTIGIRTLKAAFKTLSSAQDSEAAFSKLDQKDMVFPNKVCPPSPALKNKRTRKDDNESSVPAEGEGGSELQPKTKRMTISRLVLEEDSQSTEPSSGLDSSQEVTPASPSKPTVLNQPLPGEKNPKVPKGKWNSSNGVEEKETWVEEDELFQVQAPDEESATNTTKKQKWTVEESEWVKAGVQKYGEGNWAAISKNYPFVNRTAVMIKDRWRTMKRLGMN, encoded by the exons ATGGCCGCGGGAGCCGGGACGGCGGGCTCCGCTTCCGGCCCGGGCGTCGTGCGTGACCCAGCGGCGTCACAGTCGAGGAAGCGTCCCGGCAGGGAGGGCGGGGAGGGCGCGCGGCGATCAGACGCGATGGCGGGAGGAGGCGGGAGCAGCGACAgcagcgggcgggcgggcggcaggCGGGCGTCCCGTAGTGGCGGGCGGGCTCGGCGGGGGCGCCACGCGCCGGGGCTTGGGGGCGCCGCAGAGCGCGGCGCGGGGGAGGCGCGGCTGGAGGAGGCGGTCAACCGCTGGGTGCTCAAGTTCTACTTCCACGAGGCGCTGCGGGCCTTTCGGGGTAGCCGGTACGGGGACTTCAGGCAGATCCGGGACATCATGCAGG CTTTGCTTGTCAGGCCCTTGGGGAAGGAGCATACCGTGTCTCGGCTGCTGCGGGTTATGCAGTGTCTGTCGCGCATTGAAGAAGGGGAAAATTTAG ACTGTTCCTTTGATATGGAAGCTGAGCTCACACCACTGGAATCAGCTATCAATGTGCTGGAGATGATTAAAACGGAATTTACACTGACAGAGGCAGTGATCGAATCCAGTAGAAAACTGGTCAAGGAGGCT GCAGTCATTATTTGTatcaaaaacaaagaatttgaaaaggcttcaaaaattttgaaaaaacataTGTCCAAGGACCCTACAACTCAG AAGCTGAGAAATGACCTCCTAAACATTATCCGTGAAAAGAACCTGGCCCACCCTGTGATCCAGAACTTCTCCTATGAGACCTTCCAGCAGAAGATGCTGCGCTTCCTGGAGAGTCACCTGGATGACGCAGAGCCCTACCTCCTCACG atGGCCAGAAAGGCTTTGAAATCGGAGTCCTCCGCCTCACCCACAGTGAAAGAACCACAACCTCAGCCAGCACCAGAGCCTGTGGAAAAGCCACTCAGAGAACCTGCCAG GCAGCTACAGAGCACACCAACCACCATTGGGATTAGGACTCTGAAAGCAGCTTTCAAGACTCTGTCCAGTGCACAAGATTCTGAGGCAGCCTTCTCAAAACTGGACCAGAAGGATATGGTCTTTCCTAATAAAGTGTGCCCGCCATCACCAGCCCTCAAAAACAAGAGAACAAGAAAAGATGATAATGAAAGTTCTGTCCCCGCTGAGGGTGAGGGTGGCTCTGAACTGCAGCCCAAGACCAAGCGCATGACAATAAGCAGACTGGTTTTGGAGGAGGACAGCCAGAGTACTGAGCCGAGCTCAGGCCTCGACTCTTCCCAGGAGGTCACACCGGCATCACCATCCAAGCCCACTGTCCTCAACCAACCCCTCCCTGGGGAGAAGAATCCCAA AGTACCCAAAGGCAAGTGGAACAGCTCTAACGGGGTTGAAGAAAAAGAGACTTGGGTGGAAGAGGACGAACTGTTTCAAGTTCAGG CACCAGATGAAGAGAGTGCAACCAATACAACAAAAAAGCAG AAGTGGACTGTAGAGGAAAGTGAGTGGGTCAAGGCTGGAGTGCAGAagtatggagaaggaaactgggctgccatttctaaAAACTACCCATTTGTTAACCGAACAGCTGTGATGATTAAGGATCGCTGGCGGACCATGAAAAGACTTGGCATGAACTGA
- the LOC128071118 gene encoding telomeric repeat-binding factor 2-like isoform X2, producing the protein MAAGAGTAGSASGPGVVRDPAASQSRKRPGREGGEGARRSDAMAGGGGSSDSSGRAGGRRASRSGGRARRGRHAPGLGGAAERGAGEARLEEAVNRWVLKFYFHEALRAFRGSRYGDFRQIRDIMQALLVRPLGKEHTVSRLLRVMQCLSRIEEGENLDCSFDMEAELTPLESAINVLEMIKTEFTLTEAVIESSRKLVKEAAVIICIKNKEFEKASKILKKHMSKDPTTQKLRNDLLNIIREKNLAHPVIQNFSYETFQQKMLRFLESHLDDAEPYLLTMARKALKSESSASPTVKEPQPQPAPEPVEKPLREPARQLQSTPTTIGIRTLKAAFKTLSSAQDSEAAFSKLDQKDMVFPNKVCPPSPALKNKRTRKDDNESSVPAEGEGGSELQPKTKRMTISRLVLEEDSQSTEPSSGLDSSQEVTPASPSKPTVLNQPLPGEKNPKVPKGKWNSSNGVEEKETWVEEDELFQVQAAPDEESATNTTKKQKWTVEESEWVKAGVQKYGEGNWAAISKNYPFVNRTAVMIKDRWRTMKRLGMN; encoded by the exons ATGGCCGCGGGAGCCGGGACGGCGGGCTCCGCTTCCGGCCCGGGCGTCGTGCGTGACCCAGCGGCGTCACAGTCGAGGAAGCGTCCCGGCAGGGAGGGCGGGGAGGGCGCGCGGCGATCAGACGCGATGGCGGGAGGAGGCGGGAGCAGCGACAgcagcgggcgggcgggcggcaggCGGGCGTCCCGTAGTGGCGGGCGGGCTCGGCGGGGGCGCCACGCGCCGGGGCTTGGGGGCGCCGCAGAGCGCGGCGCGGGGGAGGCGCGGCTGGAGGAGGCGGTCAACCGCTGGGTGCTCAAGTTCTACTTCCACGAGGCGCTGCGGGCCTTTCGGGGTAGCCGGTACGGGGACTTCAGGCAGATCCGGGACATCATGCAGG CTTTGCTTGTCAGGCCCTTGGGGAAGGAGCATACCGTGTCTCGGCTGCTGCGGGTTATGCAGTGTCTGTCGCGCATTGAAGAAGGGGAAAATTTAG ACTGTTCCTTTGATATGGAAGCTGAGCTCACACCACTGGAATCAGCTATCAATGTGCTGGAGATGATTAAAACGGAATTTACACTGACAGAGGCAGTGATCGAATCCAGTAGAAAACTGGTCAAGGAGGCT GCAGTCATTATTTGTatcaaaaacaaagaatttgaaaaggcttcaaaaattttgaaaaaacataTGTCCAAGGACCCTACAACTCAG AAGCTGAGAAATGACCTCCTAAACATTATCCGTGAAAAGAACCTGGCCCACCCTGTGATCCAGAACTTCTCCTATGAGACCTTCCAGCAGAAGATGCTGCGCTTCCTGGAGAGTCACCTGGATGACGCAGAGCCCTACCTCCTCACG atGGCCAGAAAGGCTTTGAAATCGGAGTCCTCCGCCTCACCCACAGTGAAAGAACCACAACCTCAGCCAGCACCAGAGCCTGTGGAAAAGCCACTCAGAGAACCTGCCAG GCAGCTACAGAGCACACCAACCACCATTGGGATTAGGACTCTGAAAGCAGCTTTCAAGACTCTGTCCAGTGCACAAGATTCTGAGGCAGCCTTCTCAAAACTGGACCAGAAGGATATGGTCTTTCCTAATAAAGTGTGCCCGCCATCACCAGCCCTCAAAAACAAGAGAACAAGAAAAGATGATAATGAAAGTTCTGTCCCCGCTGAGGGTGAGGGTGGCTCTGAACTGCAGCCCAAGACCAAGCGCATGACAATAAGCAGACTGGTTTTGGAGGAGGACAGCCAGAGTACTGAGCCGAGCTCAGGCCTCGACTCTTCCCAGGAGGTCACACCGGCATCACCATCCAAGCCCACTGTCCTCAACCAACCCCTCCCTGGGGAGAAGAATCCCAA AGTACCCAAAGGCAAGTGGAACAGCTCTAACGGGGTTGAAGAAAAAGAGACTTGGGTGGAAGAGGACGAACTGTTTCAAGTTCAGG CAGCACCAGATGAAGAGAGTGCAACCAATACAACAAAAAAGCAG AAGTGGACTGTAGAGGAAAGTGAGTGGGTCAAGGCTGGAGTGCAGAagtatggagaaggaaactgggctgccatttctaaAAACTACCCATTTGTTAACCGAACAGCTGTGATGATTAAGGATCGCTGGCGGACCATGAAAAGACTTGGCATGAACTGA
- the LOC128071118 gene encoding telomeric repeat-binding factor 2-like isoform X1: MAAGAGTAGSASGPGVVRDPAASQSRKRPGREGGEGARRSDAMAGGGGSSDSSGRAGGRRASRSGGRARRGRHAPGLGGAAERGAGEARLEEAVNRWVLKFYFHEALRAFRGSRYGDFRQIRDIMQGEGRPWGRRLGAPGKGICAHSPRPHVSRLGVAESTMSSFPALLVRPLGKEHTVSRLLRVMQCLSRIEEGENLDCSFDMEAELTPLESAINVLEMIKTEFTLTEAVIESSRKLVKEAAVIICIKNKEFEKASKILKKHMSKDPTTQKLRNDLLNIIREKNLAHPVIQNFSYETFQQKMLRFLESHLDDAEPYLLTMARKALKSESSASPTVKEPQPQPAPEPVEKPLREPARQLQSTPTTIGIRTLKAAFKTLSSAQDSEAAFSKLDQKDMVFPNKVCPPSPALKNKRTRKDDNESSVPAEGEGGSELQPKTKRMTISRLVLEEDSQSTEPSSGLDSSQEVTPASPSKPTVLNQPLPGEKNPKVPKGKWNSSNGVEEKETWVEEDELFQVQAAPDEESATNTTKKQKWTVEESEWVKAGVQKYGEGNWAAISKNYPFVNRTAVMIKDRWRTMKRLGMN, encoded by the exons ATGGCCGCGGGAGCCGGGACGGCGGGCTCCGCTTCCGGCCCGGGCGTCGTGCGTGACCCAGCGGCGTCACAGTCGAGGAAGCGTCCCGGCAGGGAGGGCGGGGAGGGCGCGCGGCGATCAGACGCGATGGCGGGAGGAGGCGGGAGCAGCGACAgcagcgggcgggcgggcggcaggCGGGCGTCCCGTAGTGGCGGGCGGGCTCGGCGGGGGCGCCACGCGCCGGGGCTTGGGGGCGCCGCAGAGCGCGGCGCGGGGGAGGCGCGGCTGGAGGAGGCGGTCAACCGCTGGGTGCTCAAGTTCTACTTCCACGAGGCGCTGCGGGCCTTTCGGGGTAGCCGGTACGGGGACTTCAGGCAGATCCGGGACATCATGCAGGGTGAGGGCCGGCCCTGGGGAAGGAGGCTGGGGGCTCCTGGGAAGGGGATCTGTGcacactccccccgcccccacgtgTCGCGGCTGGGGGTCGCCGAGTCAACGATGTCTTCTTTCCCAGCTTTGCTTGTCAGGCCCTTGGGGAAGGAGCATACCGTGTCTCGGCTGCTGCGGGTTATGCAGTGTCTGTCGCGCATTGAAGAAGGGGAAAATTTAG ACTGTTCCTTTGATATGGAAGCTGAGCTCACACCACTGGAATCAGCTATCAATGTGCTGGAGATGATTAAAACGGAATTTACACTGACAGAGGCAGTGATCGAATCCAGTAGAAAACTGGTCAAGGAGGCT GCAGTCATTATTTGTatcaaaaacaaagaatttgaaaaggcttcaaaaattttgaaaaaacataTGTCCAAGGACCCTACAACTCAG AAGCTGAGAAATGACCTCCTAAACATTATCCGTGAAAAGAACCTGGCCCACCCTGTGATCCAGAACTTCTCCTATGAGACCTTCCAGCAGAAGATGCTGCGCTTCCTGGAGAGTCACCTGGATGACGCAGAGCCCTACCTCCTCACG atGGCCAGAAAGGCTTTGAAATCGGAGTCCTCCGCCTCACCCACAGTGAAAGAACCACAACCTCAGCCAGCACCAGAGCCTGTGGAAAAGCCACTCAGAGAACCTGCCAG GCAGCTACAGAGCACACCAACCACCATTGGGATTAGGACTCTGAAAGCAGCTTTCAAGACTCTGTCCAGTGCACAAGATTCTGAGGCAGCCTTCTCAAAACTGGACCAGAAGGATATGGTCTTTCCTAATAAAGTGTGCCCGCCATCACCAGCCCTCAAAAACAAGAGAACAAGAAAAGATGATAATGAAAGTTCTGTCCCCGCTGAGGGTGAGGGTGGCTCTGAACTGCAGCCCAAGACCAAGCGCATGACAATAAGCAGACTGGTTTTGGAGGAGGACAGCCAGAGTACTGAGCCGAGCTCAGGCCTCGACTCTTCCCAGGAGGTCACACCGGCATCACCATCCAAGCCCACTGTCCTCAACCAACCCCTCCCTGGGGAGAAGAATCCCAA AGTACCCAAAGGCAAGTGGAACAGCTCTAACGGGGTTGAAGAAAAAGAGACTTGGGTGGAAGAGGACGAACTGTTTCAAGTTCAGG CAGCACCAGATGAAGAGAGTGCAACCAATACAACAAAAAAGCAG AAGTGGACTGTAGAGGAAAGTGAGTGGGTCAAGGCTGGAGTGCAGAagtatggagaaggaaactgggctgccatttctaaAAACTACCCATTTGTTAACCGAACAGCTGTGATGATTAAGGATCGCTGGCGGACCATGAAAAGACTTGGCATGAACTGA